The Halodesulfovibrio sp. MK-HDV genomic interval TGAGGGTTGTGTAATGAGACAGGGTGCAGATTTCTCACTTTATCTGGTAACAGATAGTAGCCGTTGTACAATGATGCCGCTTGAAGAAACCGTGGCTGCTGCGGTGCGTGGTGGTGTAACTATGGTTCAGCTACGTGAAAAGACATTGGAAACAAGAAAATTTGTTGAGTGCGCGCGTCAACTTCGTGCCTTATTGGCTCCGCTTGAAATTCCGCTTATTATTAATGACCGCGTGGATATTGCACTTGCTGTACGTGCAGATGGTATTCATGTGGGACAAACTGATATGCGTGTGCAGGATGTACGTGCATTAATTGGTGGGGATGCCATTGTGGGTATCACTGTAGAGACGCCTGAACAGATTGAAGAAGCAAATGCTCTTGATATCGACTATATTGGTATTTCACCTGTTTTTTCTACACCATCAATCCCGCGCGATGTTAAGCCGTGGCAAATTCCCGGTGTTAGAAAAGCTCGTAGCCTGACTACTCTTCCAATTGTTGGATTTGAAGGAATTACTACTGCAAATGCGGCACAGGTTATTGCTGCCGGTGCAGATGGGGTTGCCGTTGTATCTGCAATTTGTGGTGCGTTATCGCCAAAAGATGCAGCTG includes:
- the thiE gene encoding thiamine phosphate synthase, with protein sequence MRQGADFSLYLVTDSSRCTMMPLEETVAAAVRGGVTMVQLREKTLETRKFVECARQLRALLAPLEIPLIINDRVDIALAVRADGIHVGQTDMRVQDVRALIGGDAIVGITVETPEQIEEANALDIDYIGISPVFSTPSIPRDVKPWQIPGVRKARSLTTLPIVGFEGITTANAAQVIAAGADGVAVVSAICGALSPKDAAEELRKAAFV